In one window of Macadamia integrifolia cultivar HAES 741 chromosome 2, SCU_Mint_v3, whole genome shotgun sequence DNA:
- the LOC122064027 gene encoding pentatricopeptide repeat-containing protein At1g62680, mitochondrial-like yields MGMWSSHSPSLPLCLLLSSSASSSSKATKTHQRPCPVQLFKIFAEDDGCKSSTGTSVIVEEAFRRYHLLVHSQPFPKIVAFNKLFGTLAKCKHYSTVISMYKNMDSLKIHTDVVTLTILLNCFCGLYRLDLGFSVFGITMKRGFDPDIVTLNTLLKGLCMVDKIADAKELFYKILQEGYPCDEITYLIIINGLCKTGDTNEAFEMLNEMELKGKCKPSVTTYSSIIDGLCKGRINEALNLFSDMVGLGRIFRVIRNWRPVEYSHFIRERRSLCGWPYLGE; encoded by the exons ATGGGTATGTGGTCTTCTCATAGCCCTTCTCTTCCGCTATGTCTgcttctttcatcttctgctTCCTCATCTTCGAAAGCTACTAAAACACATCAGCGACCTTGTCCTGTCCAATTGTTCAAAATTTTTGCAGAAGATGATGGATGCAAATCAAGTACAGGCACCTCCGTTATTGTTGAGGAGGCCTTCCGCCGATACCACCTATTGGTTCATTCACAACCCTTTCCAAAAATTGTTGCTTTCAATAAACTATTTGGAACACTTGCTAAATGCAAACACTATTCCACTGTGATTTCTATGTACAAAAACATGGATTCCTTGAAAATACATACCGATGTGGTCACACTAACCATCTTACTCAACTGTTTCTGTGGGTTATATCGGCTAGATTTGGGTTTCTCTGTTTTTGGGATCACCATGAAACGTGGTTTTGACCCAGATATTGTCACATTGAATACCCTACTTAAGGGGCTCTGCATGGTGGATAAAATTGCAGACGCCAAAGAGTTGTTCTACAAGATTCTCCAAGAAGGGTACCCATGTGATGAAATCACATACTTAATCATAATCAATGGGCTCTGCAAGACGGGAGACACTAATGAGGCTTTTGAAATGCTTAACGAGATGGAACTCAAGGGTAAATGTAAGCCTAGTGTTACCACGTATAGTTCAATCATTGATGGCCTTTGCAAAGGAAGGATAAATGAGGCCTTAAACCTATTCTCTGATATGGTCG GTTTAGGAAGAATATTTCGGGTCATCAGAAATTGGAGGCCTGTGGAGTATTCTCACTTCATAAGGGAGAGAAGGTCTTTATGTGGGTGGCCATATTTGGGAGAGTGA
- the LOC122089387 gene encoding aspartic proteinase Asp1-like, with product MGKKLWLVLLVFVLSVTFPCSSAANWRQNKKQRASGSSVIFRVQGNVYPKGLYYVTLYVGNPPKAYYLDIDTGSDLTWLQCDAPCASCNDVPHPLYKPNKLNLVFCKEQICASLDSNDCNKPNEQCDYSIEYADHGSSLGVLIRDMFLLRFTNGSVLAPYLAFGCGYNQQGLCKASVCPTDGVLGLGNGEGSIVAQLKTQGLTNNVIGHCLSGQSGGYLFFGDDVVPSSGVIWTPMSPYALDKHYSPGSADLSYGGKSIAAKGLRTVFDSGSSYTYFNSMAYQALISAVEKDLTGKPLKEAPDDHTLPLCWKGAKPFKSVADVKKYFSSAVLSFKKAHLEINPESYLIISSSGNVCLGILNGTQIGLDDINIIGDNSMLDKMVIYDNEKRQIGWIPADCNRLPKVDNDDDEGFYQTYTASLGMLPEQYEAKYDL from the exons ATGGGGAAGAAGCTCTGGTTGGTGTTGCTTGTTTTCGTTCTGTCTGTGACGTTTCCCTGTAGCTCTGCAGCCAATTGGAGGCAGAACAAGAAGCAGAGAGCAAGTGGCTCTTCCGTTATCTTTCGAGTTCAAGGGAATGTATATCCCAAAGG GTTGTACTATGTGACTCTCTACGTCGGCAATCCACCCAAGGCTTACTATCTCGATATAGACACGGGAAGTGACCTCACATGGCTACAATGCGATGCCCCCTGTGCCAGCTGCAACGAT GTGCCTCACCCTCTTTACAAACCCAACAAGTTGAACTTGGTATTCTGCAAGGAACAAATATGTGCCTCACTTGACTCCAACGACTGCAACAAGCCAAATGAGCAATGCGACTACAGCATTGAGTACGCTGATCATGGTTCCTCCCTTGGAGTCCTCATCAGGGATATGTTCCTACTCCGCTTCACAAATGGATCAGTTCTTGCTCCCTATTTGGCTtttgg ATGTGGGTACAATCAGCAAGGTTTATGTAAGGCCTCTGTGTGTCCCACTGATGGAGTACTGGGTCTTGGTAATGGAGAAGGGAGCATCGTAGCTCAGCTCAAAACTCAGGGGCTGACAAATAATGTTATTGGCCACTGTTTAAGTGGGCAGAGTGGAGGATACCTgttctttggtgatgatgttgtGCCATCTTCAGGGGTTATATGGACACCAATGTCACCTTACGCTTTGGA TAAACACTACTCCCCTGGTTCTGCTGACCTCAGTTATGGAGGGAAATCTATTGCTGCGAAAGGTCTCCGAACCGTTTTCGACAGTGGTAGCTCCTACACATACTTCAATTCCATGGCTTACCAGGCTTTGATTTCTGCG GTGGAGAAGGATTTGACTGGAAAACCACTGAAAGAAGCTCCTGATGACCATACACTACCACTGTGCTGGAAAGGTGCAAAACCATTTAAATCTGTAGCCGACGTCAAGAAATACTTCAGCTCTGCAGTACTGAGCTTCAAGAAAGCTCACCTTGAAATTAACCCTGAATCTTATCTGATAATTTCT TCAAGTGGCAACGTTTGTTTGGGAATTCTGAATGGTACCCAAATAGGACTGGACGATATCAACATTATTGGAG ATAATTCGATGCTGGATAAAATGGTGATTTACGACAATGAGAAGCGGCAGATTGGATGGATCCCTGCAGATTGCAATAGGCTTCCCAA agtggataatgatgatgatgaaggttTTTATCAGACCTATACAGCCAGCTTGGGTATGTTACCAGAACAATATGAAGCAAAATATGATTTGTAA